One part of the Mytilus trossulus isolate FHL-02 chromosome 11, PNRI_Mtr1.1.1.hap1, whole genome shotgun sequence genome encodes these proteins:
- the LOC134690751 gene encoding small ribosomal subunit protein bS1m-like, translating into MAASMLSTRNLCRFINFRNRTKLVSFMCSSSGSDDPPSTQQTHNQTEDTQHVHKVVQAFEKLDKIAHDVKVEDEPIKQAKQVDPNESFASLLRKSKLLQIGKPAGKIVTGKIIEVQDTDLYIDFGGKFHCVCPKPAVKPELYHRGVKVKLVLKDLEMSSSFLGSEKHLTLLEADAVLLGLLDKQENSSLNK; encoded by the exons ATGGCGGCCTCCATGTTGTCAACAAGAAATTTGTGCCGATTTATAAATTTTCGAAACAGAACAAAGCTCGTGTCATTTATGTGTTCATCGTCAGGTTCGGACGACCCTCCATCAACACAACAAACACACAATCAAACAGAAGATACCCAACATGTTCACAAAGTTGTCCAAGCTTTCGAAAAACTAGACAAAATCGCCCACGACGTGAAGGTCGAAGACGAACCAATCAAGCAAGCAAAACAAGTTGACCCAAATGAAAGCTTTGCTTCCTTGCtaagaaaatcaaaattacTACAGATTGGCAAACCAGCGGGAAAAATTGTAACTGGAAAAATTATTGAAGTGCAAGATACAGATTTGTATATTGACTTTGGAGGAAAGTTCCACTGTGTTTGTCCAAAACCAGCAGTAAAGCCTGA ATTATACCACAGAGGAGTCAAAGTGAAATTAGTGCTGAAGGATTTAGAAATGTCATCCTCCTTTCTTGGTTCAGAAAAACATTTAACCTTGTTAGAGGCTGATGCAGTATTGTTAGGATTGTTAGATAAACAAGAAAATAGCAGtttaaacaaatga
- the LOC134690752 gene encoding 5'-deoxynucleotidase HDDC2-like: MAKSNIGKLFEFMSLMGQLKRVKRTGWVLKHVEEPESVSDHMYRMATLSFLVDPSTGLNKEKCIKLSLVHDMAESIVGDLTPADRIDKSEKHIREEMAMKHISDLVSEDLSKELFSLWEEYEHQTTPEAVFVKDLDKFEMIFQAHEYEQLAKKPGSLQEFFDSTKGKFKTPQVQEWVKELEDTRAQYHEKDTEGT, from the exons ATGGCCAAATCGAATATTGGAAAGTTGTTTGAATTTATGTCATTGATGGGACAACTTAAG aGAGTAAAGAGAACAGGTTGGGTGCTGAAACATGTTGAAGAACCAGAGAGTGTATCTGATCACATGTACAGAATGGCTACTTTATCTTTCTTGGTGGATCCCAGTACAGGGCttaacaaagaaaa ATGTATAAAGTTGTCATTAGTACATGATATGGCAGAGAGTATAGTCGGAGATCTGACACCAGCTGATCGTATTGACAAATCAGAGAAACATATAAGAGAAGAA ATGGCTATGAAGCATATATCAGATTTAGTGAGTGAAGATTTAAGTAaagaattgttttctttatggGAG GAATATGAGCACCAGACGACACCAGAAGCAGTGTTTGTGAAGGATCTAGACAAGTTTGAGATGATATTCCAAGCACATGAGTATGAACAATTAGCCAAGAAACCAGGATCTTTACAAGAATTTTTTGATAGTACTAAAG gaAAATTTAAGACTCCACAAGTTCAAGAATGGGTGAAGGAATTAGAAGACACCAGAGCACAGTATCATGAGAAAGATACAGAAGGGACATAA